One genomic segment of Gottschalkia acidurici 9a includes these proteins:
- a CDS encoding ABC transporter permease produces the protein MKKYIPSIILSTMLLIIWEVVARVINAMFILPSPTKIVEKAWELRVVLFTVHLPATMLVTFIGLLISIILGVGLAILMSSSERVENAIYPIIVATQTIPVTALAPLFVLWFGYTIWSKVVVTILLTFFPITINVFDGFSSTKREMEELLITYGANKRDIFLKLKIPSSLPYFFSALKISVPLSVIGAAIGEWLGAQKGLGYFSKRMMTQLDGAGVFAPVVILSLVAIILVVIITTIERKVITWRDE, from the coding sequence ATGAAAAAATATATTCCGTCAATAATATTATCCACTATGCTTTTGATTATATGGGAAGTAGTAGCTAGAGTTATAAATGCTATGTTCATATTGCCATCACCAACAAAAATAGTAGAAAAAGCCTGGGAGTTAAGAGTAGTTTTATTTACAGTTCATTTGCCAGCTACTATGTTAGTAACATTTATAGGACTCTTAATTTCTATAATCCTGGGAGTTGGACTAGCTATATTAATGAGTAGTAGTGAAAGAGTAGAAAATGCTATTTATCCAATTATAGTTGCTACACAGACTATACCAGTAACTGCATTAGCTCCACTGTTCGTATTATGGTTTGGATATACAATATGGAGTAAAGTTGTAGTTACTATACTACTAACATTTTTTCCAATAACCATAAATGTATTTGATGGATTTTCATCTACTAAAAGAGAAATGGAAGAGCTTTTGATAACCTATGGTGCAAATAAAAGAGATATATTTTTAAAGTTAAAGATTCCATCGTCTTTACCATACTTTTTTTCTGCTCTGAAGATATCAGTACCACTTAGTGTTATAGGTGCTGCAATAGGAGAGTGGTTGGGTGCACAAAAAGGATTAGGGTATTTTAGTAAAAGAATGATGACTCAGTTAGATGGAGCAGGTGTATTTGCACCTGTAGTAATTCTATCACTAGTAGCTATTATATTAGTAGTTATCATAACTACAATAGAAAGAAAAGTAATAACCTGGAGGGATGAATAA
- a CDS encoding AEC family transporter translates to MSFANILTQTGMVFVMLIAGYIVRKLEITTDEMISGLSKFVLKFTLPVVIFISLNKEFSWDKLTMSGIVLGVGLIAYIIAILLSKVVASRFDVEKNKQGVYRFLMIFPNTALMGFPMAQAIYGDDGLFYAVVYNILFNVFAWTIGIKMLGESSDDPQIREAAKVKGNPVKQILLNPGMAAAILGALLFISPVKIPPVLAEPLGTIGHMSTPLAMVVVGGILATTNIGSAFKNGRLWVITLFRIVFMPLVIIGVCKLLSVPAVVAGVIALLSGMPTAADAAMFARRYETDYNTASLAVFMTTLFNLITTPAIVFMVIKLFGA, encoded by the coding sequence ATGTCTTTTGCAAACATTTTAACGCAAACAGGTATGGTATTTGTAATGCTGATTGCGGGGTATATTGTTAGAAAGTTAGAAATCACAACGGATGAGATGATATCTGGACTATCTAAATTCGTATTAAAGTTCACGTTACCTGTTGTAATATTCATTTCATTAAATAAGGAATTCTCATGGGATAAATTAACTATGAGTGGTATAGTATTAGGAGTTGGACTTATTGCTTATATAATAGCTATCCTTCTATCTAAAGTAGTTGCTAGTAGATTTGATGTAGAAAAGAATAAGCAAGGTGTATATAGATTTTTAATGATATTCCCAAATACAGCACTTATGGGATTCCCAATGGCACAAGCTATATATGGTGATGACGGGTTATTCTATGCTGTTGTATATAATATATTATTTAATGTATTCGCTTGGACAATAGGAATTAAAATGTTAGGAGAATCATCTGATGATCCTCAGATAAGAGAAGCGGCAAAAGTAAAAGGAAATCCTGTTAAACAAATATTATTAAACCCTGGAATGGCTGCAGCTATTTTAGGAGCTCTATTATTCATATCACCAGTGAAAATACCACCAGTTTTAGCTGAACCACTAGGAACAATAGGACATATGTCGACACCGTTGGCTATGGTAGTTGTTGGGGGGATATTAGCTACAACTAACATAGGATCAGCATTTAAAAATGGAAGACTATGGGTTATAACGTTATTTAGAATCGTATTTATGCCATTAGTTATTATTGGAGTATGTAAATTACTATCAGTACCAGCTGTAGTTGCGGGGGTTATAGCTCTTTTAAGTGGTATGCCAACAGCAGCAGATGCGGCTATGTTTGCTAGAAGATATGAGACTGACTATAACACAGCTTCACTAGCAGTTTTCATGACTACGCTATTTAACTTAATAACAACTCCAGCGATAGTGTTTATGGTTATAAAATTATTTGGTGCATAA
- a CDS encoding NAD(P)/FAD-dependent oxidoreductase, with the protein MTIKKRYLIIGNGVAGLSAAEVIRKKDEGGSITIITDEKYLTYYRIRLSEGISKTFTDKELFVRDENWYKERKIDVLLEKKVENIDTENKNISLMDGETIDYDKLLIATGSQSFIPPIKGNDKQGVFSLRTIDDLEKIKKYFEKCNSITVLGGGLLGLEAAWAIKSLGKEVNVVEFFPQLLPRQLDEKMSEEFGDILKKSGLNLYLGVSTEEIIGESSVSALKLSDGTELKTDAVLISAGVRPRIDVVKETNIKYEKGIQVDRYMSTNVNDIYAAGDVVEINGMVIGLWGISSEQGKIAGENMTGGNKEYSLTELATLLRIGSNSLFSTGNVKEYDDICEEIDADKNAHYKLCVTNNKVTGGIILNDINKTPKIKKAIENETDISKQLEKKMSVTEILESL; encoded by the coding sequence ATGACCATAAAGAAGAGGTATTTAATCATAGGGAACGGAGTTGCAGGACTATCTGCTGCTGAAGTAATAAGAAAGAAGGATGAAGGCGGCAGTATTACTATTATTACAGATGAGAAGTATTTAACGTATTATAGAATAAGGTTGTCTGAAGGTATAAGCAAAACATTCACAGATAAAGAGCTATTTGTACGTGACGAAAATTGGTATAAGGAAAGAAAAATTGATGTATTATTAGAAAAGAAAGTTGAAAATATAGACACTGAAAATAAAAATATATCTCTTATGGACGGGGAAACTATAGATTATGATAAGTTACTAATAGCAACTGGGAGTCAATCATTTATCCCTCCTATTAAAGGAAATGATAAACAAGGAGTTTTTTCTCTTAGAACTATAGATGATTTAGAAAAAATAAAAAAGTATTTTGAGAAATGTAATAGTATAACTGTGCTTGGAGGAGGACTATTAGGGTTAGAAGCAGCATGGGCTATTAAATCATTAGGAAAAGAAGTAAATGTAGTTGAGTTCTTTCCCCAATTACTACCAAGACAATTAGATGAAAAAATGTCTGAAGAGTTTGGTGATATTTTGAAAAAAAGTGGACTTAACTTGTATCTTGGTGTTTCAACTGAAGAAATAATCGGAGAATCTTCTGTAAGTGCACTTAAATTAAGCGATGGCACTGAATTGAAAACAGATGCTGTTTTAATTTCTGCAGGGGTTAGACCTAGAATAGACGTGGTAAAAGAAACTAATATTAAGTATGAAAAAGGAATACAAGTAGATAGGTATATGAGTACAAATGTAAATGACATTTATGCTGCAGGAGATGTAGTAGAAATCAATGGTATGGTAATAGGCTTATGGGGAATTTCTAGTGAGCAAGGTAAAATAGCTGGAGAAAATATGACTGGTGGAAATAAAGAATATTCACTAACTGAATTAGCAACATTATTAAGAATAGGAAGCAACTCGTTGTTTTCTACAGGAAATGTTAAGGAATACGATGACATATGTGAAGAAATAGATGCAGATAAGAATGCTCATTATAAGCTATGTGTAACTAACAATAAAGTTACTGGTGGAATAATTTTAAACGATATAAATAAAACACCAAAAATTAAAAAAGCTATAGAAAATGAAACAGATATATCAAAACAATTAGAGAAAAAAATGAGTGTTACTGAAATTCTAGAAAGCTTATAA
- a CDS encoding ABC transporter substrate-binding protein: MRKIKILSIILVTLLLITSCGTSKDKDVSTNSYGNQDKKLEEVDIVLDWYPNAIHSFIYAAIEKGYFEEEGIKVNVQFPSNATDPLTLPAAGKATVGIYYQPDVIIARANENIPIKSIGAVVHEPLSVVISLKEKNIERPKDLEGKIVGYSGNLLNEKYVKTMVEKDGGDPSKVEIIDIGFEILSSMVTKKVDATTGGLINHEVPVMKYEGLEVNYFDPSDYGVPKYYEMVFVANDKTINDERDKLEKFLRGAKKGFEFMKENPDEALEILLKNQQKDSFPLTKSVEKQSLDILLSKMDSEEEPFLSQTKKSWEDKSKWLKEKGMINKSPDIDELFINILNK; this comes from the coding sequence ATGAGAAAAATTAAAATTCTATCAATAATATTAGTTACACTGTTATTAATTACTTCTTGTGGAACTAGCAAGGATAAAGATGTAAGTACTAATTCTTATGGAAATCAAGATAAGAAATTAGAAGAAGTTGATATAGTATTAGATTGGTATCCAAATGCTATTCATAGCTTTATATACGCAGCAATTGAAAAAGGATATTTTGAAGAAGAAGGAATCAAGGTAAATGTTCAATTTCCTTCTAATGCTACAGATCCATTGACCTTACCTGCAGCAGGAAAGGCAACTGTAGGAATCTATTATCAGCCAGACGTTATAATAGCCAGAGCGAATGAGAACATACCTATAAAATCTATAGGAGCTGTAGTTCATGAACCATTAAGTGTAGTTATATCTTTAAAAGAAAAAAATATAGAGAGACCTAAGGACTTAGAGGGCAAAATTGTAGGGTATTCAGGTAACTTATTAAATGAAAAGTATGTAAAGACCATGGTAGAAAAGGATGGAGGAGATCCAAGTAAGGTAGAAATTATAGATATTGGATTTGAAATATTATCATCTATGGTAACTAAGAAGGTAGATGCAACTACAGGTGGGCTTATAAATCATGAAGTCCCAGTAATGAAATATGAAGGTCTTGAAGTGAATTACTTTGACCCTTCAGATTATGGAGTTCCAAAGTATTATGAGATGGTATTTGTAGCAAATGATAAAACTATTAATGATGAAAGAGATAAGTTAGAAAAGTTCTTAAGAGGGGCTAAAAAAGGATTTGAATTTATGAAGGAAAATCCAGACGAGGCTCTAGAGATACTTTTAAAGAATCAGCAAAAAGACAGCTTTCCTCTAACAAAATCTGTAGAAAAGCAAAGTCTAGATATCTTGCTTTCAAAGATGGATTCAGAGGAGGAGCCATTCCTATCACAGACAAAAAAATCTTGGGAGGATAAGTCAAAGTGGCTAAAAGAAAAAGGTATGATAAATAAAAGTCCAGATATAGATGAATTATTTATTAACATACTAAATAAATAA
- the nrdG gene encoding anaerobic ribonucleoside-triphosphate reductase activating protein, with product MTNTIRIAGIVEESIVDGPGIRLVVFVQGCKHKCPGCHNVHTHAFDGGEIISVKNIIDKIKENPLLDGITLSGGEPFEQAKILSKLAKEVKDLGYNVMTYTGYTYEQIVKSSSDIYGWSELLENTDILVDGKFDVQKKNLKLRFKGSENQRIIDVKETKLNNKIVFADI from the coding sequence ATGACAAATACCATAAGAATTGCAGGAATAGTAGAAGAGTCAATAGTAGATGGGCCAGGAATACGTCTTGTAGTATTTGTCCAAGGATGTAAACATAAATGTCCCGGATGTCATAATGTACACACGCACGCATTCGATGGTGGAGAAATCATTAGTGTAAAAAATATAATAGATAAGATTAAAGAAAATCCATTGTTAGACGGAATTACATTAAGTGGTGGAGAGCCTTTTGAACAAGCAAAGATTCTCTCTAAGCTAGCAAAAGAGGTAAAAGATTTAGGGTATAATGTTATGACATATACAGGATATACCTATGAGCAGATAGTAAAAAGTTCCTCTGATATATATGGGTGGTCAGAACTACTTGAGAATACAGATATATTAGTGGATGGTAAGTTCGATGTTCAAAAAAAGAATTTAAAGTTAAGATTCAAAGGATCTGAAAATCAAAGAATAATAGATGTAAAGGAAACCAAATTAAATAATAAAATAGTATTCGCGGATATATAA
- a CDS encoding anaerobic ribonucleoside triphosphate reductase, with protein sequence MITKIKKRDGREVAFNIEKIANAIFRASSSVGATDYNAALKLSEDIAGRVRVEITDQTPSVEQVQDIVEKVLIENDWAETAKAYIIYRAERTRLREMNTKLMRIYEDLTFKEAEDTDVKRENANIDGNTAMGTMLKYGSEGAKQFYNMFMLKPEYSKAHKKGEIHIHDLDFLALTTTCCQIDIEQLFKGGFSTGHGHLREPNDIQSYSALACIAIQSNQNDQHGGQSVPNFDYGIAPGVSKTYAKLYMKYIVNTLELLTGNMDSEEIVKQVFSQIKEDHNIVPNLKVEESNMQIEREYLSKYFDDVDMIIKAQKFASEKAYKETDRNTYQAMEALIHNLNTMHSRAGAQVPFSSINYGTDTSLEGRMVVKNLLLATEAGLGNGETPIFPIQIFKVKEGVNYNSEDVNYDLFKLACRVSAKRLFPNFSFIDAPFNITNYREGRPETEIAYMGCRTRVMQNIHDKSREIVYGRGNLSFTTINLPRIALNNNGNLEGFFRELDEKVDLVIEQLLDRFEIQARKKVKNFPFLMGQGVWIDSDKLDRDDEIREVLKHGTLTAGFIGLAECLKALTGEHHGESDESQKLGIEIIAHMRKRMDDASNQHKLNFSLIATPAEGTAGRFTKIDREEFGEIEGVTDREYYTNSFHVPVYHKTTAFDKIRREAPYHELTNGGHITYVELDGAPSQNIEAFEKIIKAMKESGIGYGSINHPVDRDPVCGYSGIIEDVCPGCDREEGDIKFERIRRITGYLVGTLDRFNDAKKAEESDRVKHGINK encoded by the coding sequence ATGATAACAAAAATTAAAAAAAGAGACGGAAGAGAAGTAGCTTTTAACATAGAGAAGATTGCAAATGCAATATTTAGAGCGTCGAGTTCGGTGGGAGCTACAGATTACAATGCTGCTCTTAAACTATCTGAAGATATAGCTGGGCGTGTTAGAGTAGAAATCACTGATCAAACACCATCAGTTGAGCAGGTACAAGATATAGTTGAGAAAGTACTTATAGAGAATGACTGGGCTGAAACTGCAAAGGCGTACATAATCTATAGAGCTGAAAGAACTAGATTAAGAGAAATGAATACTAAGCTTATGAGAATATATGAGGACTTAACTTTCAAAGAAGCAGAAGATACTGATGTAAAACGTGAAAATGCTAATATAGATGGAAACACAGCTATGGGAACAATGCTTAAGTATGGTTCTGAAGGTGCAAAACAGTTCTATAATATGTTTATGTTAAAACCAGAATACTCGAAAGCTCATAAAAAGGGTGAAATACATATACATGATCTAGACTTTTTAGCACTTACAACTACATGTTGTCAAATTGATATAGAACAACTATTTAAGGGTGGATTTAGTACAGGTCACGGACATTTAAGAGAGCCAAATGATATTCAAAGTTATTCAGCTCTTGCATGTATAGCTATTCAATCAAATCAGAATGATCAACATGGTGGTCAAAGTGTTCCAAATTTTGATTATGGTATAGCTCCTGGTGTATCAAAGACTTATGCAAAACTTTATATGAAGTATATTGTTAATACTTTAGAGTTACTTACAGGTAATATGGACTCAGAGGAAATAGTAAAGCAAGTATTTTCTCAAATAAAAGAAGATCATAATATAGTACCTAATTTAAAAGTAGAAGAGAGTAATATGCAAATTGAGAGAGAATATCTTTCAAAATATTTTGATGATGTAGACATGATAATTAAAGCACAAAAATTTGCAAGTGAGAAAGCATATAAAGAAACAGATAGAAACACTTATCAAGCTATGGAAGCATTAATCCATAATTTGAACACTATGCATAGTAGAGCAGGGGCACAAGTGCCATTCAGTTCAATAAATTACGGTACGGACACGTCTCTAGAAGGAAGAATGGTAGTTAAAAATCTTCTTTTAGCAACAGAGGCTGGGCTAGGAAATGGAGAAACTCCTATATTCCCTATACAAATATTTAAGGTAAAAGAAGGGGTAAACTATAATAGTGAAGATGTTAACTACGATTTATTCAAACTTGCATGTAGAGTTAGTGCTAAAAGACTATTCCCAAACTTCTCTTTTATAGATGCTCCTTTTAATATAACAAACTATAGAGAAGGCCGTCCAGAAACTGAGATAGCTTATATGGGATGTAGAACCAGAGTAATGCAAAACATTCATGATAAGTCTAGAGAAATAGTTTATGGAAGAGGTAATTTAAGCTTTACAACTATAAATCTACCAAGAATTGCTTTAAATAATAATGGAAATTTAGAAGGGTTTTTTAGAGAGTTAGATGAGAAGGTAGATCTTGTAATAGAACAGTTATTAGATAGATTTGAAATACAAGCGAGAAAGAAAGTTAAGAATTTCCCATTTTTAATGGGTCAAGGTGTTTGGATAGATTCTGATAAACTTGATAGAGATGATGAAATCCGAGAAGTATTGAAGCATGGAACACTAACAGCTGGATTCATAGGATTAGCAGAATGCTTAAAGGCATTAACAGGAGAACATCATGGAGAGTCAGATGAATCTCAAAAACTTGGAATTGAGATAATAGCTCATATGAGAAAGCGTATGGATGATGCTTCAAATCAACATAAATTAAACTTCTCTCTTATAGCTACGCCTGCAGAAGGAACTGCTGGACGATTCACTAAAATTGATAGAGAAGAGTTTGGAGAAATTGAAGGAGTTACTGATAGAGAGTACTATACTAATAGCTTCCATGTGCCAGTTTATCATAAGACTACAGCTTTTGATAAGATAAGAAGAGAAGCGCCATATCATGAACTTACTAACGGAGGACATATAACTTATGTTGAGCTTGATGGAGCTCCTTCTCAAAATATAGAGGCTTTTGAGAAAATTATAAAAGCTATGAAGGAGTCTGGAATAGGATATGGATCTATAAATCATCCAGTAGATAGAGATCCAGTTTGTGGATACTCTGGAATAATTGAAGATGTATGCCCTGGATGTGATAGAGAAGAAGGAGATATAAAGTTTGAGAGAATCCGTAGAATAACAGGATACTTAGTAGGAACTTTAGATAGATTTAATGATGCAAAGAAAGCTGAAGAAAGTGATAGAGTAAAGCACGGAATCAATAAGTAA
- a CDS encoding EFR1 family ferrodoxin (N-terminal region resembles flavodoxins. C-terminal ferrodoxin region binds two 4Fe-4S clusters.) — MKIEKIVSIYFSPNGGTKKVVNEIAKNIKDLPIEEIDLTIEKNRNIEREFSKNELVVFGMPVYADRLPNISKEIFKKIKGNGNLAVCVVTYGNRDYGDALLELKNELNLINMSVIAAVAAISQHCLNKNVATNRPDENDFSKLINFSNLINEKIEDLNNISNLKDLSIKGNFPYKPLKEHHVPIGDSSCIKCGVCEKNCPVNAIDKIDFKSTNKDICIFCGKCINICPVNSRAIQSEEFKAFMKKLELIAKDRKEMSIFI, encoded by the coding sequence ATGAAAATAGAAAAAATAGTTTCTATTTATTTTTCTCCTAATGGTGGAACAAAAAAAGTAGTTAATGAAATAGCAAAAAATATAAAAGATTTACCCATAGAAGAAATTGATTTAACTATAGAGAAAAATAGAAACATAGAGAGAGAATTTTCTAAAAATGAGCTCGTCGTATTTGGAATGCCTGTTTATGCTGATAGACTTCCTAATATTTCAAAAGAAATTTTTAAGAAGATTAAGGGAAATGGTAATTTAGCAGTATGTGTAGTGACATATGGGAATAGAGATTATGGCGATGCTCTTCTTGAGCTTAAGAATGAGCTTAATTTAATAAATATGAGTGTAATAGCTGCTGTAGCTGCAATAAGCCAGCACTGTCTTAACAAAAATGTTGCTACAAATAGACCTGATGAAAATGATTTCTCTAAGTTAATAAACTTCTCAAATTTAATAAATGAAAAAATTGAAGATTTAAATAATATAAGCAATTTAAAAGATCTTTCTATTAAAGGAAATTTTCCATATAAGCCACTAAAAGAACATCATGTTCCTATAGGTGATTCTAGCTGTATAAAGTGTGGAGTCTGCGAAAAGAATTGTCCTGTAAATGCAATTGATAAAATTGATTTTAAAAGTACTAATAAAGATATATGTATTTTCTGTGGAAAGTGTATTAATATTTGCCCAGTAAATTCAAGAGCTATTCAAAGTGAAGAATTTAAAGCCTTTATGAAAAAGTTAGAGTTAATAGCTAAAGATCGAAAAGAGATGTCTATTTTTATATAA
- a CDS encoding ABC transporter ATP-binding protein, which yields MTELYKHKFEESEECPNILTFSDVTFNYKCEENDLLQNLNFNIREGEFVSIIGPSGCGKSTLFRLITGLEKNIGGTIYISGENIMSKSGTVGYMPQKDLLVPWRTILQNACLPLEIKGIPKNEAILKGREYLEIFGLNGYEDRYPKELSGGMKQRVSFLRTILTGADLLLLDEPFSALDAITKISLQEWLQEQWIKLKNTILFITHDVEEAIFLSSRILIVTDKPITQLKEVEIPLEYPRNRSMLGREDLVKIKEQLIDELKQKVEI from the coding sequence ATGACAGAACTTTATAAGCATAAGTTTGAGGAAAGTGAAGAATGTCCAAACATTTTAACATTTTCTGATGTTACATTTAATTATAAGTGTGAAGAAAACGATCTACTACAAAACTTAAATTTCAATATAAGAGAAGGAGAATTCGTAAGTATAATAGGGCCTTCAGGATGTGGAAAGAGTACATTATTTAGACTCATTACAGGATTGGAGAAAAATATAGGTGGAACTATTTATATTAGTGGCGAGAACATAATGAGCAAAAGCGGAACTGTAGGTTATATGCCTCAAAAGGATTTGTTAGTTCCATGGAGGACTATATTGCAAAATGCATGCTTACCTTTGGAGATTAAGGGGATACCTAAGAATGAAGCAATATTAAAGGGAAGAGAATACTTAGAAATATTCGGATTAAATGGATATGAAGATAGGTATCCAAAGGAATTGTCGGGTGGAATGAAACAAAGAGTTTCATTTTTAAGAACTATTCTAACTGGTGCAGATCTACTATTATTAGATGAGCCATTTAGTGCGCTAGATGCAATTACTAAAATATCTCTTCAAGAATGGTTACAAGAACAGTGGATAAAACTTAAAAATACTATATTATTTATAACTCATGATGTTGAAGAAGCTATATTTTTGTCAAGTAGAATACTCATAGTAACGGACAAGCCCATAACACAGTTAAAAGAGGTGGAAATTCCATTAGAATATCCTAGAAATAGGAGTATGTTAGGAAGAGAAGATTTAGTAAAGATAAAAGAACAACTTATAGATGAGCTAAAGCAGAAGGTGGAGATATGA
- a CDS encoding chemotaxis protein: MENKILLETGTNELEIVVFKVGKGIFGINVAKVESIITHQPITQVPNMPEGVEGVINHRGQVINVIRLEEILNFPSGIPEKDRFFIVTHFNNNTYAFEVSSVVGINRLSWEDIEQPSDMINNKTNSPLVGIVKKEDIILLLDFEKIVSDNTSVIEDNTKFNKSLDLRGKKVVIAEDSPFLINVLEQALENSGVKDIVKFKNGADTWEYINSLGSIDELFCLITDIEMPSMDGLTLTKKIKENKIYNKLPVILFSSLISEDLKHRGESVGADAQISKPEFEHLIDVLKKFE; the protein is encoded by the coding sequence ATGGAAAATAAGATATTATTAGAAACGGGTACTAATGAACTGGAAATAGTAGTTTTCAAAGTAGGTAAAGGAATATTTGGAATAAATGTAGCAAAAGTTGAAAGTATTATAACACATCAGCCAATAACTCAAGTGCCTAATATGCCTGAAGGAGTAGAAGGAGTTATAAATCACAGAGGGCAAGTTATAAATGTTATAAGACTTGAGGAGATATTAAACTTTCCATCAGGTATACCAGAGAAAGATAGATTTTTTATAGTAACACATTTTAATAATAATACATATGCATTTGAAGTTAGCAGTGTAGTTGGAATAAATAGATTGTCATGGGAAGACATAGAACAACCTAGTGATATGATAAATAATAAGACAAATTCACCTTTAGTTGGAATAGTAAAAAAGGAAGATATAATACTACTATTAGACTTTGAAAAAATAGTATCAGATAATACAAGTGTAATTGAAGATAATACAAAATTTAATAAAAGCTTAGACTTAAGAGGAAAAAAGGTAGTTATAGCAGAAGACTCACCTTTTCTTATAAATGTACTTGAACAAGCTTTAGAAAACTCAGGTGTAAAAGATATAGTTAAATTTAAAAATGGTGCAGATACATGGGAGTATATAAACTCTTTGGGAAGTATAGATGAACTGTTTTGCTTAATAACAGACATAGAGATGCCATCTATGGATGGCTTGACTTTAACTAAAAAGATTAAAGAAAATAAAATATACAATAAGTTACCAGTTATATTGTTTTCATCACTTATTAGTGAAGATCTAAAGCATAGGGGTGAAAGTGTAGGGGCAGATGCACAAATATCAAAGCCTGAGTTTGAACACTTAATAGACGTTTTAAAAAAATTCGAATAA
- the tenA gene encoding thiaminase II, whose amino-acid sequence MKFSERLFKSAEGIFNSYYEHPFVKGIGEGTLDVDKFKFYMVQDYLYLLDYAKIFALGIIKSDDEEVMRGFAKAAEGILDGEMKIHKSYMKRLGITDDEVKNSKRSLTNLSYTHYMLTESHNGSLAEVAIAVLSCAWTYWEIGKKLAQIPNSTEHEFYGEWVRGYSSEEFGNSAIWNIDLVNKLAQSKSEEELNKLEEIFINTCKFEYMFWDMAYNKEM is encoded by the coding sequence ATGAAATTTAGTGAAAGACTGTTCAAAAGTGCAGAAGGAATCTTTAACTCATATTATGAACATCCATTCGTAAAAGGAATAGGTGAAGGGACATTAGATGTAGATAAATTTAAGTTTTATATGGTTCAGGACTATTTATATTTATTAGACTACGCAAAAATATTTGCACTAGGAATAATAAAGTCAGACGATGAAGAGGTAATGAGAGGATTTGCTAAAGCAGCAGAAGGAATATTAGATGGGGAGATGAAAATACATAAGTCTTATATGAAAAGACTAGGTATAACAGATGATGAAGTGAAAAACTCTAAAAGATCTTTAACTAATCTGTCATATACGCACTATATGTTAACAGAATCCCATAATGGATCTTTAGCTGAGGTAGCAATAGCTGTTTTATCTTGTGCATGGACTTACTGGGAGATTGGAAAGAAATTAGCTCAAATACCTAATTCAACAGAGCACGAATTTTATGGTGAGTGGGTTAGAGGATATAGTTCTGAAGAATTTGGAAATTCTGCTATATGGAATATAGATTTAGTAAATAAATTAGCACAAAGTAAATCAGAAGAAGAGTTAAATAAGTTAGAAGAAATATTTATAAATACGTGTAAATTTGAATATATGTTCTGGGATATGGCATATAACAAGGAGATGTAG